The Leptospira kmetyi serovar Malaysia str. Bejo-Iso9 genome includes a window with the following:
- a CDS encoding histidine kinase N-terminal 7TM domain-containing protein: protein MNLPPLHENMDLVWSPFAFYSGFSFSIFVINFYVTYKNLRVQGSGEFLFVICGFIVYSFGSFFEILSTNERWIVFWDDFQFIGNDIIVIGISFFIPRITSLTAVYRFPLAVLLVLFPIANELVVWSGYDPSLIRRNIQFLANTPWKALSYDYGPWMKLFAFYYLSSQTIIVGILIWKFLTLTGFRKAQMFLLLLGILFPYLGGLMTVAGLFPFINPHLDVFPITGCVTSLVWAYGLFYFKMMDLIPVARDKVFNLIQDGILILDKSNIILDYNEAAIRLFLGQLDTVGITLKEIYPDLDYLIEKFKRKEIDSVPDLRLFVNGELRYYEVILRNFATISEQSDFWILTLRNITERKLGEERAIEEKNFLNMILDSTRVLFVALDREGRILRFNKACENAFGYRSDEVKGHAFWDIFVEPQKKDSIKKVYLRMIRGKFLPKTQEQWIGKFKERKVIQWENREIKDKNGRTNYIITAGADLTDVYNAENEIANLKSANEEITKKNQLIEDQKKELEEIIDTLTKTQAQLVQTAKLADLGQLVSGIAHEINNPLGAIQASNQNIQHYTRSFRGKSKDYFRLLKKLPQKIRNQISDLIEVAGSHSDLVLGLERRKRIKEIRANLERLGIDSPSNELCEVALESGLYGREEEYIDLIQHKQAIPILELITDLLGPERNSQTIQTAVERSSKILYALKSLAHFESHSVLEDSNLKENVEIVLALYQNLFRHGVDLSVEFEDLPEIPIYRDDLLHLWTNLIMNAVQAMNYSGKLNISGNRENGYAVVKVEDSGPGIPDSLREKIFDPFFTTKPPGEGSGLGLDICLKIVQKHNGTISYDSKPGKTVFTVKLPLKHQKN from the coding sequence ATGAATCTGCCGCCTCTGCACGAAAACATGGACCTTGTCTGGTCCCCTTTCGCTTTTTACTCCGGATTTTCATTTTCGATTTTCGTAATCAACTTCTACGTAACGTATAAAAACCTGAGGGTTCAGGGAAGCGGAGAATTTCTCTTCGTAATCTGCGGATTCATCGTTTATTCCTTCGGAAGTTTTTTCGAAATTCTTTCCACAAACGAAAGGTGGATCGTGTTCTGGGACGACTTTCAGTTTATCGGAAACGATATCATCGTGATCGGAATTTCCTTTTTTATTCCGAGGATCACTTCGCTTACTGCCGTTTATAGATTTCCGCTCGCCGTTTTGCTCGTTTTGTTTCCGATCGCGAACGAACTGGTCGTTTGGTCCGGTTACGACCCGAGTCTGATTCGCCGGAACATTCAATTTCTTGCAAATACTCCCTGGAAGGCCCTCTCCTACGATTACGGTCCTTGGATGAAGTTGTTCGCATTTTACTATCTTTCTTCGCAAACGATCATCGTCGGAATTTTGATCTGGAAGTTTTTGACCTTAACAGGATTTCGAAAGGCGCAGATGTTTCTTTTGCTTTTGGGAATTCTCTTCCCTTATTTGGGAGGATTGATGACGGTGGCCGGTCTTTTTCCGTTTATCAATCCTCACCTCGACGTTTTTCCGATCACGGGATGTGTCACTTCTTTGGTTTGGGCGTACGGCCTTTTTTATTTTAAGATGATGGATCTCATCCCGGTCGCTCGGGACAAGGTATTCAATCTCATTCAAGACGGAATTCTAATATTAGATAAAAGCAATATAATCCTCGATTACAACGAGGCCGCAATCCGGCTTTTTCTCGGACAACTCGACACGGTAGGAATCACGCTCAAGGAAATTTATCCAGACCTGGATTATCTGATCGAAAAATTCAAACGCAAAGAAATCGATTCCGTACCGGATCTGAGACTTTTTGTAAACGGAGAACTCAGATACTACGAGGTGATTCTCAGAAACTTCGCGACGATTTCGGAACAAAGTGATTTTTGGATTCTCACTTTAAGGAATATCACCGAACGCAAATTAGGCGAAGAACGCGCCATAGAAGAAAAGAATTTTTTGAATATGATTTTGGATTCCACGCGCGTTCTTTTTGTCGCCTTGGACCGCGAGGGAAGAATTCTCCGTTTTAACAAAGCCTGCGAGAACGCGTTCGGATACCGCTCGGACGAGGTAAAAGGCCACGCGTTTTGGGACATCTTCGTGGAACCGCAGAAGAAGGATTCCATCAAAAAAGTTTATCTTAGAATGATCCGCGGAAAATTTCTTCCGAAAACCCAGGAACAATGGATCGGTAAATTCAAAGAACGTAAAGTGATTCAGTGGGAAAACCGCGAGATCAAGGACAAAAACGGACGAACAAACTACATCATCACCGCGGGCGCGGATCTTACCGACGTTTATAACGCAGAAAACGAAATCGCGAATCTGAAATCCGCAAACGAAGAGATCACGAAAAAAAATCAGCTCATCGAGGATCAAAAAAAGGAATTGGAGGAGATCATCGACACTCTCACCAAAACCCAGGCCCAACTCGTTCAAACCGCGAAGCTCGCGGACCTCGGACAACTCGTTTCCGGAATCGCGCACGAGATCAACAATCCGTTAGGCGCCATTCAAGCCTCGAATCAAAACATCCAACATTATACGAGATCGTTCCGAGGAAAATCCAAAGACTACTTCCGCCTTTTGAAAAAACTTCCGCAGAAAATCCGGAATCAGATTTCGGATCTCATCGAAGTCGCGGGAAGTCATTCCGATTTGGTTTTGGGTTTGGAAAGAAGAAAAAGAATCAAGGAAATCCGCGCCAATCTGGAACGGCTCGGGATCGATTCTCCTTCGAACGAACTCTGCGAAGTCGCCTTGGAATCCGGACTCTACGGCAGAGAGGAAGAATACATCGATCTGATCCAACACAAACAGGCGATTCCGATCCTGGAATTGATTACCGATCTTTTAGGTCCGGAGAGAAATTCTCAAACGATCCAAACGGCCGTGGAACGATCCTCCAAAATCCTCTACGCTCTCAAAAGTCTCGCGCATTTCGAAAGTCATAGCGTATTAGAAGATTCTAATTTAAAAGAGAACGTGGAGATCGTTCTCGCGCTGTATCAGAATCTTTTCCGTCACGGCGTCGATCTTTCGGTCGAGTTCGAGGATCTTCCCGAGATTCCCATTTACAGAGACGACCTTCTTCATCTTTGGACGAACCTGATTATGAACGCGGTGCAGGCCATGAACTATTCCGGAAAGTTGAACATCAGCGGCAATCGCGAAAACGGTTATGCGGTGGTGAAGGTGGAGGATTCAGGTCCGGGAATTCCGGATTCGCTTCGGGAAAAAATATTCGATCCGTTTTTTACGACCAAACCTCCCGGAGAAGGAAGCGGCCTCGGTCTCGATATCTGTCTTAAGATCGTCCAAAAACACAACGGAACCATCAGCTACGATTCCAAACCGGGCAAAACCGTGTTTACGGTGAAACTTCCCTTAAAACATCAGAAAAATTGA
- a CDS encoding SDR family oxidoreductase: MTSEKENQRILVAGAGSGIGKSVLENLNVLGKSAIGISRTGIPWETGSHFESGKNFQCNLSRQSEVFEFVKTLKSQTSSLAGVYFTFGSGLFKPVEQIALEEWNAHFVLNLNSLFLLTKEILPLLKAGSFLCYLSSTAGYQGFPDSTAYCASRHAIAGFAKALREELKPKGIRVITVYPGAVYTDIWKGREGFEQDDMIPVDDFGKWLATLSTLPDAVYPDEIRLLPRKGIL, from the coding sequence TTGACTTCCGAAAAAGAAAATCAACGGATTCTTGTCGCCGGGGCCGGTTCGGGGATCGGAAAATCCGTATTAGAAAATTTGAATGTTCTCGGGAAGTCCGCGATCGGCATATCCAGAACGGGAATTCCCTGGGAAACCGGTTCACATTTCGAATCGGGAAAGAATTTTCAGTGCAATCTGTCCAGACAATCCGAGGTGTTCGAGTTCGTAAAAACGCTGAAGTCTCAGACGTCTTCTTTGGCGGGCGTGTATTTTACGTTCGGAAGCGGACTTTTTAAACCGGTCGAACAAATCGCATTAGAAGAATGGAATGCACATTTCGTCCTCAATCTGAATTCCCTTTTTCTGCTAACGAAGGAGATTCTTCCTCTTTTGAAGGCGGGTTCTTTTTTGTGTTATCTTTCTTCCACCGCGGGTTATCAGGGATTTCCGGATTCTACCGCGTATTGTGCGAGCCGTCACGCGATCGCCGGTTTTGCAAAGGCGCTTCGCGAGGAATTAAAACCGAAGGGAATCCGAGTCATTACCGTTTATCCGGGCGCGGTTTATACGGACATTTGGAAGGGAAGGGAAGGTTTCGAACAGGACGATATGATTCCCGTCGACGATTTCGGGAAATGGCTGGCCACACTTTCCACTCTTCCCGACGCTGTTTATCCGGACGAAATCCGTCTTTTACCGCGAAAGGGAATATTATAA
- a CDS encoding phytoene desaturase family protein: MDIKQTHYDLIVIGSGIGALTVASLMAQYRDKRVLILEQHFKAGGFTHVFKREGKFLWDVGIHYVGDMDENSMLRKIFDLVTRNEVQWNKMPQIFEKFVYPGFTFGENSDPEQYQKDLISLFPEESEAIGNYFEDIQKVASWHGRHMMLKALPPFLDKFGHAIDLLGSKSALVTTKDYLDKNFKSQKLKAILASQWGDYGLPPSLSAFAIHALIVAHYLKGGYYPVGGSGVIAQSIQKIIEEKDGRILLSREVQEILIQDGTAVGVRVKNRRKSEETKEEVIEEYTADAVVSNAGAYNTYTKLIPSQHRIPFTEKLRTFADNYPLTTNVSLYIGFKDDPKKLGFQGENYWIYSSLDHDRNFKEGINWIESDRIPGAYLSFPSLKDPHAHAHTAEVIAFSDYSPFAKWKDQPWKEKDEEYQKLKESIKDRLLDYIEERFPGFKDMVEYTEVSTPLTTEHFTLHKKGTIYGLPCVPDRFREETAPWFSPVTPIKNLFLTGADAASPGMSGAMMGGISAIAHLTDGLKMIQIFREAGKKR; this comes from the coding sequence ATGGATATCAAACAGACTCACTACGACCTGATCGTCATCGGTTCCGGAATCGGAGCCTTAACCGTCGCGTCTTTGATGGCGCAATACCGCGATAAACGCGTCTTAATACTCGAGCAACACTTTAAGGCCGGAGGTTTCACGCACGTATTCAAAAGAGAAGGAAAGTTTCTTTGGGACGTCGGAATCCATTACGTAGGAGATATGGACGAGAATTCCATGCTCCGAAAAATTTTCGATCTTGTAACGCGCAACGAGGTTCAGTGGAACAAGATGCCTCAGATTTTCGAGAAGTTCGTTTATCCGGGATTCACGTTTGGAGAAAACAGCGATCCGGAACAATATCAGAAAGATCTAATATCTTTGTTTCCGGAAGAATCCGAAGCCATCGGAAATTATTTCGAAGACATTCAAAAAGTCGCGAGCTGGCACGGAAGACACATGATGCTCAAGGCGCTTCCTCCGTTTTTGGACAAGTTCGGCCACGCGATCGATCTTCTCGGTTCCAAGTCCGCCCTCGTCACAACGAAGGATTATCTGGATAAGAATTTCAAATCGCAGAAACTCAAAGCCATTCTGGCTTCTCAATGGGGAGACTACGGACTTCCGCCTTCTTTGAGCGCGTTCGCGATCCACGCTTTGATCGTCGCCCATTATTTAAAGGGAGGATATTATCCCGTGGGCGGTTCGGGCGTAATCGCACAATCGATTCAAAAAATCATAGAGGAAAAGGATGGAAGAATTCTTCTTTCGAGAGAAGTTCAAGAAATTCTAATACAGGACGGAACGGCCGTCGGCGTTCGCGTTAAAAATCGAAGAAAGTCCGAGGAAACCAAAGAAGAAGTCATCGAAGAATATACGGCGGACGCTGTCGTTTCCAACGCGGGCGCATACAACACATATACGAAGTTGATTCCTTCGCAGCATCGAATTCCGTTCACCGAAAAACTCAGAACCTTTGCGGACAATTATCCTCTGACCACAAACGTTTCTTTATACATCGGATTCAAAGACGATCCGAAGAAACTCGGATTTCAAGGGGAGAATTATTGGATCTACAGTTCTCTCGATCACGACCGGAATTTTAAGGAAGGAATCAACTGGATCGAAAGCGATCGGATTCCCGGCGCGTATCTTTCCTTTCCGTCTCTGAAGGATCCGCACGCCCACGCGCATACGGCCGAAGTGATTGCGTTCAGCGATTATTCTCCCTTTGCAAAATGGAAGGACCAACCTTGGAAGGAAAAGGACGAAGAATATCAAAAACTGAAAGAGTCCATCAAAGACAGGCTTCTGGATTATATCGAAGAACGTTTTCCCGGATTCAAGGACATGGTCGAATATACGGAAGTTTCCACTCCTCTCACCACGGAACATTTTACGCTTCATAAAAAAGGAACGATCTACGGTCTCCCTTGCGTCCCCGATCGGTTTCGGGAAGAGACCGCTCCTTGGTTCTCTCCCGTAACTCCAATTAAGAATTTATTTCTGACCGGAGCCGACGCCGCGTCACCCGGCATGAGCGGCGCGATGATGGGCGGAATCAGCGCGATCGCACATCTGACCGACGGGCTCAAGATGATCCAGATCTTTCGAGAAGCGGGTAAAAAAAGATAA
- a CDS encoding PadR family transcriptional regulator, giving the protein MARINKTRYALLGILGQGPKNAYEIKKTIEQSIGFFWQESFGQIYPILKQLEKEGCLKSSKEKKGSGPESTIYKITPKGKKELKEWLEKPVEKSPYRNELLLKLFFGNNVDKEVLIGHLQDTKDEARRLTEIYENIRKLVEDSDNPKTSKMLSLVTLDFGIATAKSFLQWAEESKTKIKNSDF; this is encoded by the coding sequence ATGGCTCGTATCAATAAAACGCGTTATGCGCTCTTGGGCATTTTGGGGCAAGGTCCCAAAAACGCCTATGAAATCAAAAAGACGATCGAACAATCCATCGGTTTCTTCTGGCAGGAAAGTTTCGGACAAATTTATCCGATCCTGAAACAACTCGAAAAGGAAGGTTGTCTGAAATCTTCCAAAGAAAAAAAAGGCTCCGGTCCGGAATCCACGATCTATAAAATCACGCCCAAGGGTAAAAAGGAACTCAAGGAGTGGTTGGAAAAACCGGTCGAAAAGTCCCCCTATCGAAACGAACTTCTTCTCAAACTCTTTTTCGGAAACAACGTGGATAAAGAGGTGTTAATCGGACATCTTCAGGACACAAAAGACGAAGCGAGACGCCTAACTGAAATTTACGAGAACATCCGCAAACTCGTGGAAGATTCGGACAACCCGAAAACGAGCAAGATGTTGAGTCTTGTTACTCTAGACTTCGGAATCGCAACCGCGAAAAGTTTTTTGCAATGGGCCGAGGAATCCAAAACCAAAATAAAAAACTCCGATTTTTAA
- a CDS encoding LB_289 family protein: protein MKRTELERRERDLRKAEKKTQLQEKRLASGKGTSVGEYIDELSALFRYDATEIFNTGDDIAVLELLEDIQANLPAKQWENVLRKAIKKTGVQEKEKAYNELKELMNEEESETAEEEVGV, encoded by the coding sequence ATGAAACGCACCGAACTGGAAAGAAGAGAAAGAGACCTCCGCAAGGCAGAAAAAAAGACACAGCTTCAAGAAAAGAGGCTCGCCTCCGGAAAAGGAACTAGCGTTGGAGAATACATCGACGAGTTGTCGGCGCTCTTTCGTTATGACGCGACTGAAATTTTCAACACCGGAGACGATATCGCCGTTTTGGAACTTTTAGAAGACATCCAAGCGAATCTACCGGCAAAACAATGGGAAAACGTTCTTCGCAAGGCGATCAAGAAGACCGGAGTTCAAGAAAAGGAAAAAGCATACAACGAACTCAAGGAACTTATGAACGAGGAAGAATCGGAAACGGCCGAAGAGGAAGTCGGGGTTTAA
- a CDS encoding FMN-binding glutamate synthase family protein: protein MQIPNFSTFVQFILENPWSSLFYALGTYTLIALVHDIVQRRHAIKHNFPLVGRIRYLFETIGPELRQYWVANDKEEMPFNRAERSWVYATAKKQNNNFGFGTTELLYEAGYPIIKHSAFPFPESKVKHLKNDSSMIPCLKVIGEFHNRKKPFRPPSVVNISAMSYGSLGKNAVSALNKGAMMAHCYQNTGEGGISPYHQLGGDIVWQIGTGYFGARDEKGNFSLDLFGQKIQENPQVRMIEIKLSQGAKPGKGGILPGKKVTSQIAAIRGVPAGQDCVSPNAHSEFGTVSELIDFIEKLHAASGLPVGIKSAIGEIHFWNELAERMKQTNKGPDFITIDGGEGGTGAAPLAFADHVSLPFKVGFARVYQIFQKEKLSERIAWIGSGKLGFPDRAIVAFAMGCDLINVAREAMMSIGCIQAQRCHTDHCPAGVATQNRWLQAGLDIELKAERNANYIKGLRREVLSVTHAAGYEHPLQFRGTDIEISAGLNIFKTLETILGYERDHVNFTKMLDYTDHTYLEEYMQGVSKVEHPNNGKTKA from the coding sequence ATGCAAATTCCAAACTTTTCTACGTTCGTGCAGTTCATTTTGGAAAATCCTTGGTCTTCTCTCTTCTACGCTTTGGGAACTTACACTCTCATCGCACTCGTTCACGACATCGTTCAAAGAAGACATGCAATCAAACATAACTTTCCTCTCGTGGGAAGAATCCGTTATCTTTTCGAAACGATAGGACCGGAACTCAGACAATACTGGGTCGCCAACGATAAGGAGGAAATGCCGTTCAATCGAGCGGAACGTTCCTGGGTTTACGCGACGGCGAAAAAACAAAACAACAACTTCGGATTCGGGACGACCGAACTTCTTTACGAAGCGGGTTATCCGATCATCAAACACAGCGCGTTTCCGTTTCCCGAATCGAAAGTAAAACATCTCAAAAACGATTCTTCGATGATCCCATGTTTGAAAGTCATCGGCGAATTTCACAATCGTAAAAAACCGTTTCGTCCACCTTCCGTCGTCAACATCTCCGCGATGTCGTACGGTTCGCTCGGTAAGAATGCGGTTTCCGCTTTGAACAAAGGCGCGATGATGGCGCATTGTTATCAAAACACCGGCGAAGGCGGGATCAGCCCCTATCACCAGTTAGGCGGCGATATCGTTTGGCAGATCGGAACGGGTTATTTCGGGGCGAGAGATGAAAAAGGAAATTTTTCCCTGGATCTTTTCGGTCAAAAGATTCAAGAAAATCCTCAGGTGAGAATGATCGAGATCAAACTCTCCCAAGGCGCCAAACCCGGCAAAGGAGGAATTCTCCCCGGAAAAAAAGTCACCTCTCAGATCGCAGCGATCCGAGGAGTGCCCGCGGGACAAGATTGTGTTTCGCCTAACGCACATTCCGAGTTCGGAACCGTAAGCGAACTCATCGACTTTATCGAAAAACTCCACGCCGCGAGCGGACTTCCGGTCGGAATCAAAAGCGCCATCGGTGAAATTCATTTTTGGAACGAACTCGCGGAAAGAATGAAACAAACCAACAAGGGCCCCGACTTTATCACGATCGACGGCGGAGAAGGAGGAACGGGCGCGGCTCCCCTCGCCTTTGCGGATCACGTTTCTCTTCCGTTTAAGGTCGGTTTTGCGAGAGTCTATCAGATCTTTCAAAAGGAAAAACTCTCCGAAAGAATTGCTTGGATCGGAAGCGGTAAGCTGGGATTTCCCGATCGCGCGATCGTCGCCTTTGCGATGGGTTGCGATCTGATCAACGTCGCCAGAGAAGCGATGATGTCCATCGGTTGTATCCAAGCGCAACGTTGTCATACCGATCATTGTCCGGCCGGAGTCGCGACGCAGAATCGTTGGTTGCAAGCGGGTCTTGATATAGAACTCAAAGCCGAACGAAACGCGAATTACATCAAAGGTTTACGCAGGGAAGTTCTTTCGGTTACGCACGCGGCCGGTTACGAACATCCGCTTCAATTCCGCGGAACCGACATAGAAATCAGCGCGGGACTCAACATCTTCAAGACGTTGGAAACGATTCTCGGATACGAACGGGATCACGTAAACTTTACGAAGATGCTCGATTATACCGATCACACGTATTTGGAAGAATACATGCAAGGAGTCAGCAAAGTCGAACATCCGAACAACGGCAAGACCAAAGCCTGA
- a CDS encoding aldehyde dehydrogenase family protein, protein MAPSAVAESKRQTNGNYTGSGFQVAQNPATLEEIGKVPNTDLAKMPEIFKKAREAQKEWSQRKFSVRKKHLLKMRDYIVDHAEELAEIVSKDNGKSRMDALATEVLPAALAADWYAKNARHHLQPKKLPMSTFLFFNKKNELHRVPLGVVGIISPWNYPLSIPFGEIAMGLMAGNAILLKVAQATILVGQAIEKIVAAGELPEGLFYHIVGSGGAVSKSFFENKIDKIFFTGSVATGKTLMAAAASTLTPLSLELGGKDPMIVLDDADLERAANGAAWAGYQNAGQSCGGVERVYVQEKVYDKFVNLLAAKTKAIRHGADQNFEVDMGSMTTEEQLNTVKRQVDGAVKQGAKIIAQSQPTGNTKGFFYPATLMVDVNHQMELMQEENFGPVIPVMKFKTIEEAIALANDSSMALTSSVWTKNLNLGKKIARKLESGATTINDHLYTHGQSETPWGGWKESGLGRTHSGLGFDEMTQPKLVNWDIIPSKRNIWWYPFNKTSYEAILAAMRFNFTKNPISLIVNGTKLTVFMIGKMFTSWKV, encoded by the coding sequence ATGGCACCGAGTGCAGTCGCTGAATCAAAACGCCAAACAAACGGGAATTATACGGGAAGCGGTTTCCAAGTCGCCCAAAATCCGGCAACTCTGGAAGAAATCGGAAAAGTTCCGAACACGGATCTGGCAAAAATGCCCGAGATTTTCAAAAAAGCGAGAGAGGCTCAGAAAGAATGGTCTCAACGAAAATTTTCGGTCCGCAAAAAACATCTTCTCAAGATGAGAGATTATATCGTGGATCACGCGGAAGAACTCGCGGAGATCGTAAGCAAAGACAACGGTAAATCGAGAATGGACGCGCTTGCAACCGAGGTTCTTCCTGCCGCGTTAGCCGCGGATTGGTATGCGAAGAATGCAAGACATCATCTTCAACCGAAAAAACTTCCGATGTCCACATTCTTATTTTTTAATAAGAAGAACGAACTACATCGTGTTCCTCTCGGAGTGGTGGGAATCATCAGTCCTTGGAATTATCCTTTGTCGATTCCTTTCGGTGAAATCGCGATGGGTCTTATGGCGGGGAATGCGATTCTTTTGAAGGTCGCACAGGCTACGATTCTCGTGGGTCAAGCGATCGAAAAGATCGTCGCCGCGGGAGAATTGCCCGAAGGACTTTTTTATCATATCGTCGGTTCGGGAGGAGCGGTTTCCAAATCCTTCTTCGAGAATAAGATCGATAAGATTTTCTTTACCGGTTCCGTCGCTACCGGAAAAACATTGATGGCCGCTGCCGCTTCCACGTTAACTCCCTTGTCCTTGGAACTCGGTGGAAAGGATCCTATGATCGTCTTGGACGACGCGGATCTGGAACGCGCGGCCAACGGCGCGGCTTGGGCGGGTTATCAAAACGCGGGTCAATCCTGCGGCGGAGTGGAACGCGTATATGTGCAGGAAAAAGTATATGATAAATTCGTAAACTTGCTCGCCGCAAAAACCAAAGCGATCCGTCACGGCGCGGATCAAAACTTCGAAGTGGATATGGGTTCCATGACGACGGAAGAACAACTCAACACGGTGAAACGTCAAGTAGACGGCGCGGTAAAACAAGGCGCAAAGATCATCGCTCAATCTCAACCCACGGGAAATACGAAAGGATTCTTTTATCCGGCGACTTTGATGGTCGACGTGAATCATCAGATGGAGCTGATGCAAGAGGAGAATTTCGGTCCGGTAATTCCCGTGATGAAGTTTAAAACGATCGAGGAAGCGATCGCGCTCGCGAACGATTCTTCCATGGCCTTGACTTCCTCCGTGTGGACGAAAAATCTAAACCTCGGCAAAAAGATCGCGCGTAAGTTGGAATCGGGCGCGACCACGATCAACGATCATCTTTATACGCACGGTCAATCCGAAACTCCTTGGGGCGGTTGGAAAGAATCCGGTCTTGGTAGAACCCATTCCGGTTTGGGTTTCGACGAGATGACTCAACCGAAACTCGTGAACTGGGATATCATTCCTTCCAAGAGAAACATTTGGTGGTATCCGTTTAACAAAACTTCGTACGAAGCGATTCTCGCGGCGATGCGGTTCAACTTTACGAAGAATCCGATTTCATTGATCGTAAACGGAACAAAACTTACGGTCTTTATGATCGGTAAGATGTTCACTTCGTGGAAGGTTTGA
- a CDS encoding acyl-CoA thioesterase, giving the protein MARIQLELPNKFVWSVDLDVRIYDVNFADHLAHDRVISLLHEARARFFLEHNYNELNVDGLGIIMTDIAVVYKAEAFFRDKIRVEITAGDFNQRGCDIYYRMTHADGPANGKIICEAKTGVVFMDYSTRKLGTLPEGFRKIFP; this is encoded by the coding sequence ATGGCAAGAATTCAACTGGAACTCCCGAATAAATTCGTATGGTCCGTCGATTTGGACGTTCGGATCTACGACGTAAATTTTGCGGACCATCTCGCGCACGACCGGGTGATCTCCTTACTTCACGAAGCGAGAGCCCGATTCTTTTTGGAACACAATTACAACGAACTCAACGTGGACGGACTCGGAATCATCATGACGGACATCGCGGTCGTATATAAGGCCGAGGCTTTTTTCAGAGATAAGATTCGCGTGGAAATCACCGCGGGAGATTTCAATCAACGCGGTTGCGATATCTATTATAGAATGACGCACGCGGACGGACCGGCCAACGGCAAGATCATCTGCGAAGCGAAAACGGGAGTGGTCTTTATGGATTACTCGACTCGCAAGTTAGGAACGTTGCCCGAAGGATTCAGAAAGATTTTTCCTTAA
- a CDS encoding Yip1 family protein has protein sequence MFQFSFIQVLEEVRDVLIRPVSFFKKLSDAPEESLISLYLRCLIYMGFLYVIAVLSMTVLTPSGYSNPPWSFLFLEMPLAYILASLIVFPTLGLLYMFFSWICGGDTNWKRNFRASTAVLGMFWSALLLQSFGGLIHLFVGIGIGVAFTAYIPFLFYIALTSYLQAPAKRTAILLGAFASILLYLQYSKMDSYIRDYQMIESMNSQKPLSREEEEQGEKDAAEIIRRAMEKAKAEGHDSKE, from the coding sequence ATGTTTCAGTTTTCCTTTATACAAGTCCTCGAAGAAGTTCGAGACGTTTTGATCCGACCCGTTTCTTTTTTCAAAAAACTTTCCGACGCGCCGGAAGAATCCCTTATCTCCTTGTATCTTCGTTGTTTGATCTACATGGGGTTCTTATACGTGATCGCGGTCCTCAGCATGACCGTATTGACTCCGAGCGGATATTCCAATCCTCCTTGGTCGTTTTTGTTTTTGGAAATGCCGCTCGCCTATATTCTCGCGAGTTTGATCGTGTTTCCTACATTAGGACTTCTTTATATGTTTTTCTCCTGGATCTGCGGAGGAGACACGAATTGGAAAAGGAATTTTAGGGCGAGCACCGCGGTTCTCGGAATGTTCTGGAGCGCGTTGTTGCTCCAAAGTTTCGGCGGATTGATTCATCTTTTTGTCGGAATCGGGATCGGAGTCGCGTTCACCGCGTACATTCCGTTTTTATTTTATATCGCATTGACTTCCTATCTCCAGGCTCCCGCAAAAAGAACGGCGATCCTACTCGGCGCGTTCGCTTCGATTCTTTTGTATCTTCAATATTCTAAGATGGATTCCTATATCAGGGATTATCAAATGATCGAAAGTATGAATTCTCAAAAACCGCTTTCTCGAGAAGAGGAAGAACAAGGCGAGAAGGACGCGGCGGAGATCATCCGAAGAGCGATGGAAAAAGCGAAAGCCGAAGGACACGACAGCAAGGAATAA